The genomic DNA TGCGTCCCATCGCTGTCCCCCGTAAAGGGGATGCGGGATACGACCTTTCCGCCCGCCCCTTTGACAGGGGCGGGTCAGGGTCAAGGGACAGTTGCGCAGCCGAAGGAGCGATGCGGTGAACACCGAGCGACCCGACAACGACGACACGCCCGGCACGTCCGGTGACGTGCGGGGCGTGGGGGACGCCGCGAAGGGCTCCGCGGAGGGGCTTGAGGACGGCGGTACCGGGGTGGGGTCCGGCACGGGGACCGGTTCTACGGCGGCTGACGCGAAGGCCGATCACGGGCAGCCGGACGACACTGGGCACTCGGTGTCCGACGTAGACGCCGAGCAGCCGAAGACAGCCGACGCCGCGGCGCCCGAGGCTGACGCGGACGAGCCGGAAGCGATCGGTGCGGAAGTCGGCCGGCCGGAAGAAGTAGTAGCAGCAGCGGATCCGGCGTTGCCCGGCGCTGAGGCCACCCACCCGGAACAGCCCGATCCAGCAACCCCCGACACCGACACCGACCTCCCCCTCCACACCCACTCCCACTCCCCCGAATCCGACGACAGGCGCCCGACCCGATCCCGGTCCCCCCTCGTCATCGCCTCCGTAGCCGCCGCCGTGCTGCTCGTCGGCGGTGGTGGGGCGTATCTCGCGTCGTCCTCGTCGTCCTCCGGAGGTGCGGGGGACGGGACGGGGTCCGCGGCGTCCGGTGCGGACGGGACTCCGCCGCCGCTCGCGCTCGACGGGTACTCGGCGGGCGGCACCGGTGGGATCGCGGTCGGGGAGCCGAATCCGTACGGCCAGACGTACCGGGCGGCGGGCACGCTGCCCGGTGGGCCGAAATCCGCTGCCGTCTACTCTCCCGAGGGCTCGGTCACCAAGGACCAGGTCGCTAGGCTCGCGAGGGCGCTCGGTGTCGCGGGGACACCGGTGGCCGAGGGGCAGTACTGGAAGGTGGGCGGGCAGGACGCGAGCGGTCCGAGTCTGCAGGTGAACAAGGCGGCGCCGGGCATGTGGACGTTCAGCCGCTACGCACCCGGCACCGACGCCTGCACCGGCGGCACCCTCAAGTGCACGCACGATCCCGGTACTTCGACCACCGACCCGGTGAGCGCGGCCGTGGCGAAGAAGGCAGCCGCCCCGGTCCTCAAGGCCGTCGGCCAGGACGACGCGAAGGTCGACGCGAGCCAACTCATGGGCGCGCAGCGGGTGGTGAACGCCGAGCCGGTGATCGACGGGCTGCCCACGCACGGGTGGACCACCGGGCTGACCGTCAGCGCCCAGGGTGAAGTGGTCGGCGGGAGCGGGCAGTTGGCGGAGCCGGTGAAGGGCGACGTCTATCCCGTGCTGAGTGCGGACAAGACGCTGGGCCTGATGAACGCGGCGCCGAAGACCGATCACCGTATGGGCATCGGCGGTTGCGCCAGTCCCGTGCCGCTGAAGGACCGGCTGGAGGCGCCCTGCGGACAGTCCACCGACGCCGCCTCCGCCTCCGCCACGCCCACGCAGGCCTCGGCCACCGTCGAGCACGCGGTGTTCGGGCTCGCCGTGCACTCCGTGAGCGGGCAGCAGACGCTGGTGCCGTCGTGGTTGTTCGAGGTGCGGGGGCAGAGCGGGCAGGACAGCTACACCGTGACGTATCCGGCGATCGACCCGACGTATCTGGCCTCGGCCAACACGCCCACTCCGACGGCGAGTTCGACGTCCACCGCGGCGCCGCACGATGTCAAGGCGGACGGTTACACGGCCGACGGGAAGAGTCTCACCGTGGCCTTCACCGGTGGGGTGTGCGACGACTACAAGGTGTCGGCCGTGGAGAGTTCGGACAAGGTGACGGTCACGGTGACCGCCACGCCCTGGCCGGACAAGGTCTGCATCATGATCGCCAAGATCTACCACCAGACCGTGCAGTTGAAGGCGCCGGTCGGTGACCGCGCCGTGGTGGGGCCGGACGGCACGAAGATCCCCGTGGAGCAGAAGGTGGAGGTGGGGACAGGCCCCTCACTGGCCCGCTGAGAGCCGTACGGGCACCGGAAAAGCCCGAAGGCGGCGGCCCCGTCGGAGGGGGCCGCCGCCTTCGCCTTGCTCAACCGCCTTGCGGGGTTGCTCAACCGCCTTGCGGGGTTGCTCAACCGCCTTGCGGGGTTTAGCTGAACGAGTCGCCGCAGGCGCAGGAGCCTGTCGCGTTCGGGTTGTCGATCGTGAAGCCCTGCTTCTCGATGGTGTCCACGAAGTCGATGGAGGCGCCGCCCAGGTACGGGGCGCTCATCCGGTCGGTGACGACCTTGACGCCGCCGAAGTCCTTGACGACATCGCCGTCGAGGGAGCGCTCGTCGAAGAAGAGCTGGTAACGCAGGCCGGAGCAGCCGCCGGGCTGGACGGCGACACGCAGGGCCAGATCCTCACGGCCTTCCTGGTCGAGCAGGGCCTTGACCTTCGCCGCGGCGGCGTCGGACAGAAGGATGCCGTCGGTGACGGTGCTGGTCTCGTCCGATACGGACATCTACATCTCTCCCGGGTTGTACGGAGACTGCTTGCCGACATTTCAACCGGCGTGACCGCGGATTCATTCCGGGCCGGGTGGCGTTCTTTTCGCCTGTATCTCTTCTGCTCTCCCATCCATGCTCGCACACCCCTGCAAGGCCCCTCGCCGAGCGCGTATCGAGCGACTGCCGGGATTGATGTCACATCGACGCTATGGGCATCGTCAAACTGACGTGAAGCAGTTATGATAGATAACGTCAATTCGACGAAAAGGCTTGTCTGTCAGAACAGAAAGGGTGCGTGTCGTGACCACCGCCCAGACCCAGGAGCTCGACGTTCAGCCGACGCCCCTCGCCCTGCTGCTGCTCGGCCGTGAGGCCGACCCGAGGAGCGAGCGTGGTGTCGAGTGCCCCGGCGACCTGCCCTCGCCGTCCGACCCGGACCTGGTCGAGCGGGCCCGCGCGGCCAAGGAGAAGCTCGGCGAGAAGGTCTTCGTGCTCGGCCACCACTACCAGCGCGACGAGGTCATCCAGTTCGCCGATGTCACGGGCGACTCCTTCAAGCTGGCCCGGGACGCGGCCGCGCGCCCGGAGGCCGAGTACATCGTGTTCTGCGGTGTGCACTTCATGGCGGAGTCCGCGGACATCCTGACCGGCGACGACCAGAAGGTCGTCCTCCCCGATCTCGCGGCCGGCTGCTCGATGGCCGACAT from Streptomyces sp. NBC_01478 includes the following:
- a CDS encoding iron-sulfur cluster assembly accessory protein; amino-acid sequence: MSVSDETSTVTDGILLSDAAAAKVKALLDQEGREDLALRVAVQPGGCSGLRYQLFFDERSLDGDVVKDFGGVKVVTDRMSAPYLGGASIDFVDTIEKQGFTIDNPNATGSCACGDSFS